Genomic DNA from Halomonas sp. BDJS001:
AGCGCCATTATGCACTTTGCCCTGTAGCTCATTGACGTCGCCAAAAAAGGTCACCACAAAGGGGTCTTGAGGCGCGCAGTAAAGCTCGCGGGGGGTTCCTGTTTGTACGATCCGCCCATCGCGCATCAACGCGATGCGATCGGCCATAAACATGGCTTCTTCGGGGTCGTGGGTTACCAGCAGCGTCGCCGCACCGACCTTTTTGAGCACGTGGAGGGTATCATCGCGGATGCGGTCGCGTAGCCGCGCATCCAGGCTTGAGAACGGCTCATCCAACAGCATTAAACGCGGCGCTGGCGCCAGCGCCCGCGCCAGCGCCACTCGTTGCTGCTGCCCACCGGAGAGCATATGCGGGTAAACATCCATATACGCGGCCATACCCAGCTGTTCAAGCAACTGTGCTGCCCGCTCCCGACGTCCCCGAGCGGCTAGATGTTTAAGTCCAAAGGTGACGTTTTCCAACACGGTGAGGTGGGGGAAAAGCGCCGAATCCTGAAACGCCAATCCGACATTGCGTTTCTCCGGCGGCACATGGCGGTGGCCCTGCCCGGCTATATAGATATCTTCCAAGGAGACGCTGCCCTCTTGCAGCACTTCCAGACCCGCGGCGATTCGCAGCAGCGTTGTTTTACCGCACCCCGAGGGGCCCAGTAGGCACACCACCTCGCCTGGAGCAACGCTTAAATCCACGCCTTTTACTACCGTATGACCATCATAGGCATGCCGCACATTGTGCAGCGTTAACGCCGATGAGCCAGGCACCGCCGAGGTGACTTTCAGGGTTGCCGTCATAAATACCCCTCTACAGCTGGGCCAACCACACGACAAACGTCTAAACGCGGATTGGGTACATTTGAAAGTTGTTTGCATTCTATTTTTTATTGCCGAGTTATGCACGCATCTGATTTCCTCTACCAATGTTTTACTATTAGAGTCTTGACGCACAGCATACGAAACGCTTCAATAACAATGTTAATAATGCAACTTATTATCATTTAATAAATAAGGATGTACTAAATGAAAACCATACGCTTTGTTGCTCCGATGGCAGCGATGATGGTGGGTGCTACGTTTGCCGGTCAGGCTTTAGCAGACGAGCTCAACCTTTATTCTGCTCGTCACTACGACTCTGATGAGCGCCTATATGACGCTTTCACCGAAGAGACCGGCATCGAAGTCAACATCCTTGAAGGCGACTCAGACCAGTTGATCGAACG
This window encodes:
- a CDS encoding ABC transporter ATP-binding protein; this encodes MTATLKVTSAVPGSSALTLHNVRHAYDGHTVVKGVDLSVAPGEVVCLLGPSGCGKTTLLRIAAGLEVLQEGSVSLEDIYIAGQGHRHVPPEKRNVGLAFQDSALFPHLTVLENVTFGLKHLAARGRRERAAQLLEQLGMAAYMDVYPHMLSGGQQQRVALARALAPAPRLMLLDEPFSSLDARLRDRIRDDTLHVLKKVGAATLLVTHDPEEAMFMADRIALMRDGRIVQTGTPRELYCAPQDPFVVTFFGDVNELQGKVHNGAVNTPVGRVPAPGLAEGSDAQIMIRPEALRIVERDLPAGEHGHSHVVMAKLLGRTSLLHLCAHGENGLEAHLHARVPGVFLPAEGQPVDIHLDLSQVFVFPLTA